The Lactobacillus sp. ESL0680 DNA segment GCATAACCAATCGCCTGACGCAATGGCTTAGTCATCTTAGGATTCTTTTCCATTACGTTCTTTGATTGCTTACCATCCCACTTACCGACTTTAAAGCCAAGGTAGTAGTAAGATAGCGGCACTGTAGCGACAAAGTTCACACCCTTGGAGTTCTTAACCTGATTCCACTGTGCGTTTACAACTCGAGTTACGTCGAACTTTTGACTCTTAATTGATTGCGAAGCTGAGTTAGGCGAAACAACTTGGTAAATAATCTTGTCTAGTTTTGGTTTACCGCGCCAGTAGTACTTGTTTGGAACCCAGCTGACTGATTGACCACGGACAATCTTTTGAACTTTATATGGACCAAAGTATAACGGCTTCTTTCTAATTTGGTCAGATGATTGCAGCTTCTTAAATGGAACATCCTTTAAGTAGTGGTATGGTGCAGCCATTTCCCAAATATAACCGTTACCTGCATTAGTCATACCTGGCTTCAATTCAGTACAGTGCAATACGGCTACACGACCATTTTCGCCATCTGGCATTTCAATTCCTGAAATAGTCTTGGCCTTACCTTCGTGGTATTCTTTCATACCTTTAATAACATTAAATTGACTAGAATATCTTTGTGATTGAGTGTCCTTGTTAGCGATAATTTCATAAGCATATTCAACATCTTTAGCTGTTACTTGCTTACCATCAGACCACTTAACGCCCTTTTTAACCGTAATTGTTGCCGTGTTAGCTTTACGATCAAGTTTCAAAGTAGCTGGACCCTTATCATTGATCTTATAGTGATCGTCAGTATCAAATAATGATTCTTGACCAGGACTGGCAATATCACTATCAATTTGACTCATTGCGAGTTCTTCATTAAAAATTCCTGTAAAAGGTGTGTCTGTTTCTTCTGCAACTTTAATCGTACCACCCTGTTTAGCAGTTTTAACTGGTGCCTGTTCTGGGAATTTACTTGCAGTCTTAGTATTGTCGTCATTATTACTCTTACCACAAGCTACCAATGTTAAGGCAGCTGCTGTCACTACTCCGATTGAGCCTAAAATTTTGTTTGTTTTCATAATAAGCTACCCTTCCTTATTATTTAATTATTTTCTCGAAACAAGTTAATAGTTAAATATTACCATGAAAAATTAAAAAATCAATATAATTATTAATATTAATTTAATAAAAAGCAAAATTATTTTCGCAAACAAAAAATCCTAAGAACTTAATCTTAGGATTTAGAGATTTATAATTACTTGGTGAAGGCAACTTTATACCATAATGGATAACCATTATTATCTTGTGATGGCTTCAATGAGTAACCAGTTATTTTATCATTAATTGCGTTAACTGAGTAATAGTTATATGTTGGCACAACATATGCTTCATCATTCATATATTTCTGCCATTCATGGAACTTCTGTACTCGATACTTGTGGTTAAAGGCCTTTTGTGAGTCCATTTCTTCTAATAATTTGTTGTTTTCTGGCGTAACAAATCTTGAGTAGTTAGACATTGTACCTTCACTGTACAACTGTTGTTGTGAAGGTTCAGAAGACATTGTCCAGCCGGCCATAAACATATCTACACCTGGATCGTCATGTTGAACCTTGTCATAGAAGGAATTAAATTCAGTTAGTCGGCCGCCAACCATTTTAACGTTTAAACCAATCTTATTCCATTGTTGGATATAATTTTGCATAATTGGCTCTTGGGTAGCCTTACCTGACATTGCCAAGAAATGAATAGTTAGCGGCTTACCATTAGGTTGAACACGCCACTTACCCTTCTTCTTGTAGCCAGCCTTATCCAAAATTTCATTGGCCTTCTTAATATTATAAGTATATCCCTTAACATCCTTATCGAAGTAATCGCCAAATTGTGCTGGAATTAAAGTTGGCACTTGGAAACTCAAGCCGTGGGTATAATGCTTGTAAACTGAATCAGTATTCATTGCATATGCTATCGCTTGACGCAAAGATTTATTATTCATCTTAGCATTAGGATTCATAACATTTTTAGCCTTCTTGGCATCCCATTTACCAACCTTAAATGCTAAATAGTAATATGCTAGAGGAATTTTGGCAACAAAGTTAACATTCTTAGTATTCTTGACATCATTCCATTGATCGTTAACAACTTCTGCAATATCAAATTTGTGGCTCTTGATTGATTGCGTAACTGAAGTTGGTGCAACAACTTGGTAAATAATCTTGTCTAGTTTTGGTTTACCGCGCCAGTAATACTTGTTAGGTACCCAACTAACTGATTGGCCTCTAACTAGTTTGCCCAGCTTAAATGGTCCAAAGAATAATGGGTGTTTACGAATTTGATCAGAAGATTGTAATTTCTTAAATGGCACATTTTTCAAATAATGATATGGAACGGCATTTTCCCAAATATAACCATTACCACTGTTAGTCATACCTGGCTTCAATTCAGTACAATGTAATACAGCTACACGACCAGTTTCACCATCTGGCATTTCAATTCCTGAAATAGTCTTAGCCTTGCCCTCATGATATTCTTTCATACCTTTAATAATATTAAATTGACTAGAATATCTTTGTGATTGAGTATCCTTATTGGCAATAATTTCATAAGCATATTCAATGTCTTTAGCAGTTACCTGCTTACCATCAGACCACTTAACACCCTTCTTAACTGTAATTGTTACGGTGTTAGCTTTACGATCTAACTTTAATGTTGCTGCTCCTGAATCATTAATTTTATAATGATCATCAGTACCAAACAGCGATTCAGCACCTGGACTCATAATATCAGTATCAATTTGACTCATTGATAGTTCTGGGCTAAAGACGCCAGTAAATGGGGTATCTGTTGATTCAGCAATCTTTAAAGTTCCGCCTTGTTTAGCCGTTTTAACAGGAGTTGCTGCCGGGAACTTACTTGCAGTCTTGGCATTTTCGTTACTGTCATTGTTGCTCTTACCACAAGCTACTAATGTTAAAGCAGCTGCCGTAACAACTCCAATGGAGCCTAATATTTTGTTTTTTTTC contains these protein-coding regions:
- a CDS encoding oligopeptide ABC transporter substrate-binding protein; this translates as MKTNKILGSIGVVTAAALTLVACGKSNNDDNTKTASKFPEQAPVKTAKQGGTIKVAEETDTPFTGIFNEELAMSQIDSDIASPGQESLFDTDDHYKINDKGPATLKLDRKANTATITVKKGVKWSDGKQVTAKDVEYAYEIIANKDTQSQRYSSQFNVIKGMKEYHEGKAKTISGIEMPDGENGRVAVLHCTELKPGMTNAGNGYIWEMAAPYHYLKDVPFKKLQSSDQIRKKPLYFGPYKVQKIVRGQSVSWVPNKYYWRGKPKLDKIIYQVVSPNSASQSIKSQKFDVTRVVNAQWNQVKNSKGVNFVATVPLSYYYLGFKVGKWDGKQSKNVMEKNPKMTKPLRQAIGYAMNINAVDKRYTQGLSFQVPTLIPAQFGDYFDKDVKGYSYNLKKANEILDKAGYKKKGKWRVQPNGKPLTINYLAKTNAQLGSIKESITQNYIQQWHKIGLNVKMVGGRLTEMNSFYDKVQHDAAGIDMFDAGWTLSSEPSQTQLYSEGTMSNYTRFVTPENNKLLEEMDSQKAFNHKYRVQKFHEWQQYMFDQAYVIPMDNSYQIDAVNNKLTGYSLKPSLMNNGHQLWGRVAFAK
- a CDS encoding oligopeptide ABC transporter substrate-binding protein; amino-acid sequence: MKKNKILGSIGVVTAAALTLVACGKSNNDSNENAKTASKFPAATPVKTAKQGGTLKIAESTDTPFTGVFSPELSMSQIDTDIMSPGAESLFGTDDHYKINDSGAATLKLDRKANTVTITVKKGVKWSDGKQVTAKDIEYAYEIIANKDTQSQRYSSQFNIIKGMKEYHEGKAKTISGIEMPDGETGRVAVLHCTELKPGMTNSGNGYIWENAVPYHYLKNVPFKKLQSSDQIRKHPLFFGPFKLGKLVRGQSVSWVPNKYYWRGKPKLDKIIYQVVAPTSVTQSIKSHKFDIAEVVNDQWNDVKNTKNVNFVAKIPLAYYYLAFKVGKWDAKKAKNVMNPNAKMNNKSLRQAIAYAMNTDSVYKHYTHGLSFQVPTLIPAQFGDYFDKDVKGYTYNIKKANEILDKAGYKKKGKWRVQPNGKPLTIHFLAMSGKATQEPIMQNYIQQWNKIGLNVKMVGGRLTEFNSFYDKVQHDDPGVDMFMAGWTMSSEPSQQQLYSEGTMSNYSRFVTPENNKLLEEMDSQKAFNHKYRVQKFHEWQKYMNDEAYVVPTYNYYSVNAINDKITGYSLKPSQDNNGYPLWYKVAFTK